The Lachnospiraceae bacterium KM106-2 nucleotide sequence GTAGTTGCAGAAGATAATTCTTTCTTTGCTTTTTCTGCAGCTTCTTTTAATCTTTGAAGAGCCATTTTATCTAATGATAAGTCAACGCCTTCTGCTTTCTTGAATTCATCGATCATCCAACGAGTAACTCTTTCATCAAAGTCATCTCCACCAAGTCTGTTATCACCAGATGTAGCTAATACTTCGATTACACCATCACCGATTTCAATGATAGATACATCAAAAGTACCACCACCTAAATCGTATACCATGATTTTTTGTTCATGTTCGTTATCAAGACCATAAGCAAGTGCTGCTGCAGTTGGTTCGTTGATGATACGTTTTACATCAAGACCAGCGATCTTACCAGCATCTTTAGTTGCTTGACGTTGAGCATCGTTGAAGTAAGCAGGTACTGTAATTACAGCTTCTGTTACTTTTTCTCCAAGATAAGCTTCTGCGTCTGCTTTTAATTTTTGAAGGATCATAGCAGAAATCTCTTGTGGAGAATATTTTTTATCATCAATAGATACTTTGTAATCTGTACCCATATGTCTCTTGATTGAAGAGATTGTTTTGTCAGCGTTTGTAACTGCCTGACGTTTTGCAGGTTCTCCGACTAATCTTTCACCTGTTTTTGAAAATGCAACTACGGATGGAGTTGTTCTAACACCTTCTGCGTTTGCGATTACTACTGGTTTACCACCTTCCATAACGGCAACACATGAGTTTGTTGTTCCTAAATCGATACCAATAATTTTACCCATATTAAAGACCTCCTAAGAAATTATCTATCATTATTATTTGATATTGTATATTTTAAAATGTAGTTATTAGTTAACTACTTTGACCATGCTATGACGAACGACACTGTCGCGATACATATAACCTTTTTGGAATTCTTCTGAAACGATATTCTCGCCAAGTTCCTCATCTTCTGCATGCATTACTGCATTGTGGAAGTTTGGATCAAATTCCTTGCCAACAGCTTCGATCTGTTTTACTCCAACTTCATCTAAAGAAGAAACAAGTTGTTTGTAAATAGCTTCGATTCCCTTTGCAAATGCAGAATCTTTTTCATCATCAGCAAGGGCACCTAAACCTCTTTCAAAATTATCGATGACTGGAAGCATCTTTTCAATAATACTTTTTGCTCCCATTTCAAACATCTGAGCTTTTTCTTTCTCAGTACGTTTTCTAAAGTTGTCAAATTCAGCCATACGACGCATTAACTGATCGTTAAGCTCTTCGATCTTCTCATCCTTTTTATCTTTCTTTTTATCTTTCTTAAAGAATGATTTTTTTTCACCTGATTCATCAGCTTCACTTGCTTCTTCCTCAGTAGTTTCCACAGTTTGTTCTTCTGTTTCTTCTACTGCCTCTTCCGCATTTTCCGCTTCCGTATTTACTTCTTCATTCATATCTTTAACTTCTTTTTCTTCCACGGTTCTACCACCTTTCGTTTGCCAAAATTAATGGCTTATCTATTCAGAATGCTTATGGATTCTTTTTAAAGATATCATCTAATTGAACCATCATTGTTTGTAATGTTGATACAACCTTTTCATAATCCATTCTCTTTGGACCAATGATACCTACCTTACCATAAACGCCTTCTTCAATTTCATAAGTTGCAGTTACAACTGAGCAATCCTTCATTGATTCAACAGGTGTCTCGGCACCGATATAAACCTGAATTCCATGTTCATCTGCATCTTCACCGAGTTTATCAGTCAAGATATCATTTAACTGCTTCTTCTCTTCAAAGGTATATAAAAGCTCTGTGGCTTTCTCTGTGTCACGTAATTCTGGATACTTCAGAATGTTTGTAGCACCACTTGTAAAGATTTTCACATCATCTTCTTCGTTGATCGCTTCTGCGACTGCATCTAAGATATCACTAACCAAATCAGAATAATTACCGGCTTGTGCTTTCATCTTTTGAATGATCGACATATTAATCTCTGTCAGATCTAAGCCTTGTAAAAATGTATTTAAAACTAAATTAAGTTTTAATACGATTTCTTTTTCAACTGACTCTTGAATTGTAATCATCTTATTCTTTACAATGTTACCTTCCAGAACGATTACTGCAAGTAACTGTGTCGAATCCACTTCAGCAAGCTGAATGAATTTTACCTTTTTATGCTTGAACTTTGGTTTACTAACCATCGTTGCATAATTGGTATTAACCGCTAACATCTTTGCTACTTGCTGCAAAAGGACATCAATCTTATCTGTCTTTTGCGTTAACTCTGTCTTTAGATCTTCAATTTCATGGATTTTGTCTTTCATCATTGTATCCACATATAGTCGATATCCTTTATCAGAAGGAATTCTTCCTGCAGATGTATGTGGTTGAATGATATATCCTAATTCTTCAAGATCTGACATCTCATTTCGAATCGTTGCAGAGCTCAGTTTCAATTCTGGATTCTTAGAAATTGTTCTAGAACCTACTGGTTCACCAGTCTCTAGATAATTTTTGATGATAACTTGCAAAATCTTTAATTTTCTATCATCTAATTGCATTCAATCACATCCTTTTTAGAACCCGATCCATGTCTTAATTCTTAATTGTTAGCACTCACTAGAATAGAGTGCTAATATCTTTATCAATAAGATAGCACCATAATTTTCATTTGTCAAGAAAAAATTACAATAAAAATTGAGCCATTACATAATTGCTTAAATCGATTCCTCGTTCTGTTAAATATACTCGATCACCATCTTGTGTGAGCAACCCTTCCTCTGTTACCGTATCAATTACCGAACCATAGACATCCATCATGGTCTTACCAAACCTTTTTTCAAATTCAAGCATACTTACGCCTCGGATTAAGCGCAATCCTAAGAACATGTATTCTTCCATCTTATTATTCTCAGTTAAATTTATAGAATCACGGATCAAGCTTACCTTTTGATCAATATCCTTTATATAAGTATCCAGATCTTCTTCATTATGATATCGCATTCCTTTTATATAAGAAGAAGCACCCAAACCAAACCCTACATAATCAGTTCCTATCCAATAAGAAACATTATGGCGACATTCATATCCTTTTTTTGCATAATTTGAAATCTCATATCTCTCATAACCTGCTTCGTGCATCATTTTTCTAGTCACATGATAGATCTCTCGATCCGTTTCATCGGATATAAGAGCATCTTCTTCTGGCTTGTCTTCTCCGAATCGCTCATAGAACTTGGTTCCTTCTTCAATAATAAGGCTATAGGCTGATATATGCTCTGGATTTAGTGCCAGGATCTTACTTAAGGTATCTTCCCATCCTTCTACCGTCTGATGTGGAAGCCCTGACATCAAATCAATATTGATATTAGTAAATCCAACGCTTCTAGCTGCCTTGTAATTTTCCAGGAACTGTTCATACGTATGGATTCTTCCTAATTTCTTTAATTCATCATTGTGGGCAGACTGTAACCCCATACTAATTCGATTGATCCCTGCATCTTTATATTTCTTTAGCTTATCCACGGATAAAGTTCCCGGATTCATCTCCATGGTTATCTCACAGCGTTCACAGTCAATCTTATATTCTTCCTTTAATAAATCCATTACCTTTACGATTTCTTCTGGCGGCACTGCCGATGGTGTTCCTCCACCGAAGAATACACTTTGCACCTCGTAGTCTTGCAAGCATTCCTTACTTTCTCTCATCTCCTCACGAAGGTGTTCCATATACTTCTCTTTCACCGCCAAAGTACTTGGCATGGATAAGAAATCACAGTAATCACATTTCTTCTCACAAAATGGAATGTGTATATAAATTCCTATTTTTTTTAATGTACTCATCTTATCTCCAATCCATCGACATTATTATATGCATCTTTTTTAATCATAAGCTTCTTAATTCTACCATTTTTGATAGAAAAATAGTATATTTTTATAGAAATTGTCGCACACTAATGTTATACTTTCTACATAATTATTTATGATCGAAAGGTTTAGACATGAACTATCAAAAATTACTGAATACCGTTACAAACATCGGCTATGCCTTACTAGAAAATGGTGCAGAAACTTATCGTGTAGAGGATAGTGTGAATCATATCTTGAACGCTTATCAAATGCAGGAGATCAGTGTGTTTGCTATTCCTACCTTTATTATCATTTCCTTTTCAGGAAAAGATGGACAATCCGTGACCAAATCCAGACGAGTCAAAAATCGTGGCATGAACTTAGATCGAATCGCCAAGATCAACGCACTCTCACGTGAGGTCTGCGCAACCAAACCTTCTTTAGACTACATTGAGAACGCATTGAACCGTATTAATAACGAAGAACGGTTTTCTGCTGTTGCAGAGACATTTGCCAATGCCATCATCGCTGCTTCCTTCGCTTTATTTTATGGAGGATCCATCCTTGATGGTGTCTTTTCCTTCTTTATTGGTATTATATTAAAGTTTTCAACATCGACTATGGCACGTTTTAAGTTGAACTCTTACTCTATGACTACCTTTAATAGTTTTATGATCGCTGTCTTGGCAATCTTCTCTGATTATTGCTTATTCGCTGATAATTATTCCAAGATCATTATCGGCTGCATCATGTTATTAGTACCCGGTGTTGCCTTAACAAATGCTGCCAGGGATTTTATCGCCGGGGATGTACTCTCTGGTATTATTCGTTTTTGTGAAGCAATGATGATCGCTACCAGCATCGCTCTTGGTTCTGGTATTGCCGTATCAATCTTTCGTTAGGAGGCTAAGAATCGTATGGAAATGAGTCAGATTCTCTATATTACTATTTTAACATTCATCGCGTGCCTTGGTCTTAGTATCCACTTTAATCTAAAAGGTTACTTAATGGCAGTAGCTGCTTTTGGCGGTGCCTTAACACTTTTTGTGTTTGAAATCGCACAGCCAATGCATAGCATCGTAGCACAATCCTTCGTAGCAAGTATTGTCTCAAGTATTTATGCAGAGTCACTTGCACGTAAATTAAAAGTTCCAGCTACTACGTTTTTAATTATCGCGATCATTCCTCTTGTACCAGGAAGCAATATCTATCATACGATGGAGCTATGTATTAATCGTCAGATCATGCCTTTTATAACAGCAGCCTTACAAACACTTGGTATCGCAGGAGCAATCGCTCTTGGTATCCTGTTTGTATCATCCATCTTCCGTTTTATCACAGTAATTAAAAATGTATCAGCAAGAAAACGCATAAAAACGACTAGTCGATAAGACTAGTCGTTTTTATTGTTCTTCTATTTCTTTAATTAATCCTGGAAGCATTCCGATAAAGATCATCAAAAAGTATACAACTGCATAAATCCAGGTAGTTACCTCATAAAAGATCCAAATGGTAGGTAAGAATAGTATTGCACCAAGCAAACAAAAGGAGAAATTAAACTCTTCTTTTATGCCATAGACCACTCCGAGGATCATACACAAACAAGGTGTATACAGTTGCAATAACAGATCCGTCACACTCTGATTCATGCCTGTTAACAATGGTAATCCATAAAAGATCATTAGAAAAATGATACTATATGGAAGCCATCTCTGAATGGGTTTCATATAATCCGACCTCCCGTCTTACTACATTATATGAACCCCATTCTATTTGGCTACTTACTTTTCAACTTCATATTTTCTACCGAGAAGAATTGCGATCACAAAAGCAACTGCTTCTGATAATGGCATCGTAAGCCAGATTCCGTTTACTCCTAAGAAGATAGGAAGGATATAAACAAAAATAATACAGAAGATAACACCACGTAACATACAGATCAGTAAGGCAAGAAACGGACGCAATGTTGCTTGATAATAATTGCTTAGAAACATATTTGCTGCTAATCCAATGAAGGATACAAAATAAATTTGAATAGCAGTCGGTGCTAATTTCATGATTTCATCCGTACGGTGAATGAAAATATCAATCACAACATTAGGCATCAACACTCCAACAGCAACAAAGAATCCGCCCATGATGCAAGCTGTAATAAAGGCAATTCTCTTTACATAATGAATTCTCTCCATATTTCTCGCACCAAAGTTCTCTGTAATGATCGGCTGTGCCGCCTGTGAAATACCATTTGTAAGTGACATTACTACGATTGCCGTATTGGATAAGATACTATAAACCGTAATTCCAATATCGCCAATGTAATGAACTAACTGTAAATTAAAGATAAACACTACAATACCGTTTGACATTTCTACTAAGAAACTAGAGAATCCAGTCTTAACAATATCGCTGATATATCTAATCTTTACTTCCTTCACGCGAAGTTTCAAAGTGTTTTTCTTACTTAAAAAATGAGTCAATAAAATGCAAACTGTAGTGAATGATCCGATAAAAGTAGCCGATGCTGCTCCTGTCATTCCCCATCCAAATTTCATTACGAAAATATAATCTAAAATGATATTTAGCACACCCCCGGTTACAACACCTGTCATAGCAAGCTTTGGAGCCTTATCATTTCGGATAAATGCCTGCAAGAGCGAGGAACCGATAAAGAAAGGAATCCCTGCTAATAACCATACACTATACTCTTTTGCATATGGCATGGTTGCCTTCGTTGCTCCCAATACCTTTGCAACTGATTCAAAACCGGTGGTAATTAACAGCAGATATAAAATTGCAAAGATTGCTGCACTGCATACCGCCGTTGAGAAATAACGATTCGCCTTCTCATATTCTCCCTTTCCTCGATTCAAGGAAAGCAACACGCTTCCACCAACTCCAAATAAGAGGCCGGTTCCAAAGAAGAGAGAAAATAAAGGAAGTACAATATTCAGTGCAGCAACTGCAGTTGCACCAATTCCTTTTCCGACAATAATTGTATCTGCAAGCACATAGATCGAGGTAACTAACGTTGCGCTGACCGATGGCAAAAGATATTTTAAAAATAATGGTTTAATTGGATCACGTAATAGATCCATCTGTTTTTTCATACAGATCCTCCTGACATATAACGAATAAAAATAAAACACTCTGTTGATTATAAAGGTTAAAGTAACTTGAATGTCAACTAAATAATTGTTAAAATGACAAAAAAGTAGAAAATAGTTGTTTAAAGGAGTCTGGAATGAAACAAACATTTACCATACATGAGATCTCAGATTTATTGGGCATTCCCAAATCTACACTTCGTTATTGGGATCAGGAAGGGTTATTAACCCCTGCTAGAAATGATAATAACCGATATCGTGAATACTCTCTTACTTGCTTTTATGAGTTACTTGAGATCATGTTATACCGAGATCTGCATATGCCGATGAAAGAGTTAAAAATGCTGTATCATATCACACCATCTGAACTCAGCCATGTTTTAGAAGAACATGAAAAGAAACTAAATGATGAAATTCATCGATTAGAACAATCAAGACAAGCCATTCTTCAAAAGAAAGCTCATATTCAGAAATATAAAGAAGTTCAGAAAAATCCATACCAGCCTGCGAAACCTGATATCAAAGCACTCTACCCGTTTGATATCAGTAACAAAGAATACTGGTGTAACTACTATTCGGATTCTTATTATTTTAGCCTGTTCATCGACACTACAACCGGCGAGACCACCCATGCCTGCTTACAGCCGGAATTTAGCTCTTCTGATTCTCCAATGTGGGAATATCAAGATTGTAATTATGTAGAATGTATTCTACAATATGATTTTTCAAATTATGAGAATAATAACGTTGATCTCCACTTAAACCACTTACATGCTATGGGTTATAAAACAGGAAACATCATTGCAAGGAACTTATTTGCAGCAAGCGATGAAAAAGGGAGAAAAGACTATTTTCTAGGTTGGATCGAGATAAAACAATAACGAATACCTCTTATTTCCCTTCACGATAAAAAATGCCCTTTTCCTTTATCCATCATCCTAAGATGAGGATTATGAAAAGGGCATTTTCATAATAACTATTTTATTTATGTATCACCCAATAATCATGGTATTTCCAGCCATCCTGTCCAACTAAACACTCTTCTGTCTTTTTAAAACCAAAGTCTTTTAATGCTTCTATTCTCTCAACCGCATAGATTGGCGCTTTCGTTGCAATCATATCACAGGAAAACAGTTCGAAGGAAGGCGCAACGATAACATCAAGGATCTTCTTAAGTGCTTCTTTATTTTCATGATCATTTCGTACATCGATTCTCATAAGCCCACAATCCGTAAAATAATCGTCTGCCTTACGGTTAAACAGTTCAATCGTACCGATTACCTGATCCATAGTTTTATCCACGATTGAAAAACGAACAAACCCGCGGTTCGCATATTCTATCTTCCAATATTTAATCGATTCTAGTACATACTCTTCTTTTTCACAATAAAAATTACTTCCATGGCAGTTATCGCTATTTAAAAATGGCAGTACATTTTTATCACTATACACTAGAAATAAATCCTTTGCATCCTTCTCATCTATCAAACGAATTACAAACTTATCATTTTCTAGAACTGGACACTTCTCATATACATTACTCATTGTCATTCTCTCCTATTCTTCTATATTCCTCTCCTATTTCATTACAGGTTCTTAGGATTCGTTCAATTACACTCTGTGGCTCTAAGATTCGAATTAGATTGCCAAAAGAAAGGATCACGCCATACCAATACGTCTCCTGTTCTGGAACCGTAAAGTGAAATTCAAAATCACCATTTTCATATTCCTTTACGATCGCTCCATTTAGATACTCTTTACACTTTGACTTTATCTTTGCTTTTCCATAAAGTTTTATCTCTATATTCTTTTTTGTATCATTGTGCTCTACCAGATTCTCATCATAAACATGTTCTTTCGTATAAGTGCTATCCGTTACCGTTAATTGCTCCATCCGAACCAACTTAAACATGCAATAGTCTTTATACTTTTCATAATATCCGACCAAATACCAATTAAACCATTTATAAATCACACAAACCGGTTCCGCCTCTATCTGCTTCACTTCATCTGCATTATTGGTATATTGAAACCGAACCACTCTTCTTTGCTTTACGGCTTCCTCTAATCTATGTATTGTTTCGTTTATCTCCTGATTTTCACGTCCCACAGATAAATCTACTCTAACTGGAATCTCTCTATGATCATCCACTAAATTCATTTTCTCAATTGTCTGGTTGATATTTTTATTTGTATATGCACTCGCCAGTCCTTTTAGCGCCGCTAAAATAGAAGCATAATCTTTTTGATCAGCTAGCTGTCTATCCATTACAAAGTTATCAACAATCTGAAATCCGCCATCTGCTCCATATGTAGATTGTATTGGTATTCCGGCCTGTCCTAATGTATCCATATCTCTCATAATCGTTCTTGTTGAAACCTCAAACTCTTCTGCAAGTTTTTGAGCGGATGTCTTTCCATGATTTAATAGATAAATGGTTAATGCCATTAAACGATCAATCTTCATAGTTCCTCCTTTCCTTGCCATAATAGCAAATGAACTATGACACCATTATGTCATAGTTCATTTAGAAAGTATATTCTATTTTCTTATAATTCCACTTGCTCAATTTGATCTTCAATTCCATGACGATTTGCATATCCGGATAAGATCATTGTAAGCGCTCCATCTCCTGTTACGTTACATGCAGTTCCAAAACTATCTTGTAACGCGAAGATTGTAAGCATTAATGCTGTTCCTGTTGCATCAAACATTAAGACACCTGTGATAAGTCCTAAACTTGCCATAACCGTACCACCCGGAACACCAGGAGCACCAATTGCAAAGACACCAAGAAGCACACAGAATAAAATCATATTTGATAAACTTGGAACACCACCATATAAGATACAAGAAACGGTCATTACAAAGAATACCTCAGTTAATACAGAACCACATAAGTGGATATTTGCAAAAAGAGGGATTCCGAAGTTCACCATATCATCTCGTAATGGTTTAGATTTCTTTGCACATTTTAATGCAACTGCGATGGTTGCTGCACTAGACATCGTTCCAACTGCTGTTAAATAAGCAGGTCCATAGTTTTTGATAACATCCAGTGGATTCTTCTTGGAATAAAGAGCCGCTGCTCCGTATAATACCGTTAACCAGATAAAATGTCCAACAATAACGATAATAACCACTTCAAGGAAGACTGGAAGCTGTTTTGTTAACGTTCCTTCATATGCTAACGTACAGAAAGTAGTTGCAATGAAGACTGGTAAAATAGGAATAATAAACTTTGTTACAATTGCTAAGATCATCTTTTGAAATTCATCTAATAACTTTGCAAATTGTTCTGACTTTGTCCAAGTGATCGATAATCCGATCAATACGGATAACACTAATGCACTCATAACGCTCATAATCTGAGGGACATCTAATTTAAACGCCACTTCAGGAAGTTTCTTTAATCCATCGACATTGCTCTGGATGGACATATGTGGAATCAATCCATATCCAGCGCCCATAGAAAATAGTGCTGCACCCAAGCTGGAAGCATAAGCGATAACAACAGATACACCTAGCACTTTTGAAGCACTCTTTCCTAATTTCGTAATGGATGGTGCGATCGTTCCCAATATAATAAGAGGAACACAAAATGTGATCAACTGACTTAAAATATATTTTGCAACTACGACAATCTGCATGACTTGTTTATTCGCAACTAAACCGATAAAGACTCCCGCAATTACACTTATCAATAATTTAAACGGTAAACTTGAAGTAATTTTTTTCATTTGCTTTCACCTATATTATTCGTCATCTAATTTTAATACGCTCATGAATGCCTTCTGAGGAATTTCCACATTACCAACCTGGCGCATACGTTTCTTACCTTCTTTTTGTTTCTCAAGAAGTTTTCTCTTTCTTGAAATATCACCACCATAACACTTAGCAAGAACGTCTTTACGCATTGCTTTTACAGTCTCACGGGCAATAACCTTGCTGCCGACTGCTGCCTGGATTGGAATTTCAAATAACTGTCTTGGAATCTCATCTTTTAATTTTTCACACATCTTTCTACCACGTTCATAAGCAGTATCAGCATGAACGATAAAGGAAAGTGCATCGACTTCTTCTTTGTTGATCAAGATATCTAACTTAACAAGAGTAGATTGCTCATAACCCTTCATTTCATAATCGAAAGAAGCATATCCTCTTGAACGTGATTTTAGTGCATCGAAGAAATCATAAATTATTTCATTTAAAGGAAGATTATATTTTAATAAGGCTCTTGTCTCTTCCATGTATTCCATACCTAAGTAGATACCACGGCGTTCCTGACATAATTTCATGATCGCACCAACAAATTCTGTTGTAACCATGATCTCAGCGCTTACTAAAGGTTCTTCCATATATGCGATTTCAGATGGATCAGGCAAATTGGATGGATTCGTAATATCCATTACTGTTCCGTCTGTCTTATGCACTTTGTAGATAACACTAGGTGCTGTCGTAATAACATCAAGATTATATTCTCTCTCTAAACGTTCCTGAATGATCTCAAGATGTAATAATCCTAAGAAACCACAACGGAAACCAAATCCTAATGCAATACTTGTTTCTGGTTCAAACTGAAGGGAAGCATCATTTAACTGTAACTTCTCTAACGCATCACGAAGATCTCCATATTTGGAACCATCCGCTGGGTACATACCACAATAAACCATTGGATTTACTTTCTTGTAACCAGGTAATGCTTCTGCACAAGGATTATCCGCATCTGTAAGAGTATCACCAACACGTGTTTCCTTTACATTTTTAAGAGAAGCAGTTACGTAACCAACCATTCCGGCAGTTAACTCTTCACATGGAATAAACTGTCCAGCACCAAAAGTACCAACTTCAACAACTTCTTCCACTGCTCCAGTTGCCATCATCTTCATCTTAGATCCTTTTTTTACAGAACCATCAAATACACGACAGAATATGATAACACCTTTATAAGCATCGTATAAAGAATCGAATACCAATGCTTTTAGCGGTTTCTCTAAATCACCACTTGGTGCCGAGATCTGTTTAACGATCTGTTCTAACACATCTTCGATATTAATTCCGTTCTTAGCTGAGATGAGTGGTGCATCTTCTGCATCAAGACCGATCACATCCTCGATC carries:
- a CDS encoding hypothetical radical SAM family enzyme in heat shock gene cluster, similarity with CPO of BS HemN-type encodes the protein MSTLKKIGIYIHIPFCEKKCDYCDFLSMPSTLAVKEKYMEHLREEMRESKECLQDYEVQSVFFGGGTPSAVPPEEIVKVMDLLKEEYKIDCERCEITMEMNPGTLSVDKLKKYKDAGINRISMGLQSAHNDELKKLGRIHTYEQFLENYKAARSVGFTNINIDLMSGLPHQTVEGWEDTLSKILALNPEHISAYSLIIEEGTKFYERFGEDKPEEDALISDETDREIYHVTRKMMHEAGYERYEISNYAKKGYECRHNVSYWIGTDYVGFGLGASSYIKGMRYHNEEDLDTYIKDIDQKVSLIRDSINLTENNKMEEYMFLGLRLIRGVSMLEFEKRFGKTMMDVYGSVIDTVTEEGLLTQDGDRVYLTERGIDLSNYVMAQFLL
- a CDS encoding heat shock protein GrpE, which codes for MEEKEVKDMNEEVNTEAENAEEAVEETEEQTVETTEEEASEADESGEKKSFFKKDKKKDKKDEKIEELNDQLMRRMAEFDNFRKRTEKEKAQMFEMGAKSIIEKMLPVIDNFERGLGALADDEKDSAFAKGIEAIYKQLVSSLDEVGVKQIEAVGKEFDPNFHNAVMHAEDEELGENIVSEEFQKGYMYRDSVVRHSMVKVVN
- a CDS encoding transcriptional regulator, DeoR family, producing MKIDRLMALTIYLLNHGKTSAQKLAEEFEVSTRTIMRDMDTLGQAGIPIQSTYGADGGFQIVDNFVMDRQLADQKDYASILAALKGLASAYTNKNINQTIEKMNLVDDHREIPVRVDLSVGRENQEINETIHRLEEAVKQRRVVRFQYTNNADEVKQIEAEPVCVIYKWFNWYLVGYYEKYKDYCMFKLVRMEQLTVTDSTYTKEHVYDENLVEHNDTKKNIEIKLYGKAKIKSKCKEYLNGAIVKEYENGDFEFHFTVPEQETYWYGVILSFGNLIRILEPQSVIERILRTCNEIGEEYRRIGENDNE
- a CDS encoding integral membrane protein; protein product: MEMSQILYITILTFIACLGLSIHFNLKGYLMAVAAFGGALTLFVFEIAQPMHSIVAQSFVASIVSSIYAESLARKLKVPATTFLIIAIIPLVPGSNIYHTMELCINRQIMPFITAALQTLGIAGAIALGILFVSSIFRFITVIKNVSARKRIKTTSR
- a CDS encoding multi antimicrobial extrusion protein (Na(+)/drug antiporter), MATE family of MDR efflux pumps, whose protein sequence is MKKQMDLLRDPIKPLFLKYLLPSVSATLVTSIYVLADTIIVGKGIGATAVAALNIVLPLFSLFFGTGLLFGVGGSVLLSLNRGKGEYEKANRYFSTAVCSAAIFAILYLLLITTGFESVAKVLGATKATMPYAKEYSVWLLAGIPFFIGSSLLQAFIRNDKAPKLAMTGVVTGGVLNIILDYIFVMKFGWGMTGAASATFIGSFTTVCILLTHFLSKKNTLKLRVKEVKIRYISDIVKTGFSSFLVEMSNGIVVFIFNLQLVHYIGDIGITVYSILSNTAIVVMSLTNGISQAAQPIITENFGARNMERIHYVKRIAFITACIMGGFFVAVGVLMPNVVIDIFIHRTDEIMKLAPTAIQIYFVSFIGLAANMFLSNYYQATLRPFLALLICMLRGVIFCIIFVYILPIFLGVNGIWLTMPLSEAVAFVIAILLGRKYEVEK
- a CDS encoding proton/glutamate symport protein, with amino-acid sequence MKKITSSLPFKLLISVIAGVFIGLVANKQVMQIVVVAKYILSQLITFCVPLIILGTIAPSITKLGKSASKVLGVSVVIAYASSLGAALFSMGAGYGLIPHMSIQSNVDGLKKLPEVAFKLDVPQIMSVMSALVLSVLIGLSITWTKSEQFAKLLDEFQKMILAIVTKFIIPILPVFIATTFCTLAYEGTLTKQLPVFLEVVIIVIVGHFIWLTVLYGAAALYSKKNPLDVIKNYGPAYLTAVGTMSSAATIAVALKCAKKSKPLRDDMVNFGIPLFANIHLCGSVLTEVFFVMTVSCILYGGVPSLSNMILFCVLLGVFAIGAPGVPGGTVMASLGLITGVLMFDATGTALMLTIFALQDSFGTACNVTGDGALTMILSGYANRHGIEDQIEQVEL
- a CDS encoding integral membrane protein, coding for MNYQKLLNTVTNIGYALLENGAETYRVEDSVNHILNAYQMQEISVFAIPTFIIISFSGKDGQSVTKSRRVKNRGMNLDRIAKINALSREVCATKPSLDYIENALNRINNEERFSAVAETFANAIIAASFALFYGGSILDGVFSFFIGIILKFSTSTMARFKLNSYSMTTFNSFMIAVLAIFSDYCLFADNYSKIIIGCIMLLVPGVALTNAARDFIAGDVLSGIIRFCEAMMIATSIALGSGIAVSIFR
- a CDS encoding heat-inducible transcription repressor HrcA, with protein sequence MQLDDRKLKILQVIIKNYLETGEPVGSRTISKNPELKLSSATIRNEMSDLEELGYIIQPHTSAGRIPSDKGYRLYVDTMMKDKIHEIEDLKTELTQKTDKIDVLLQQVAKMLAVNTNYATMVSKPKFKHKKVKFIQLAEVDSTQLLAVIVLEGNIVKNKMITIQESVEKEIVLKLNLVLNTFLQGLDLTEINMSIIQKMKAQAGNYSDLVSDILDAVAEAINEEDDVKIFTSGATNILKYPELRDTEKATELLYTFEEKKQLNDILTDKLGEDADEHGIQVYIGAETPVESMKDCSVVTATYEIEEGVYGKVGIIGPKRMDYEKVVSTLQTMMVQLDDIFKKNP
- a CDS encoding transcriptional regulator, MerR family — encoded protein: MKQTFTIHEISDLLGIPKSTLRYWDQEGLLTPARNDNNRYREYSLTCFYELLEIMLYRDLHMPMKELKMLYHITPSELSHVLEEHEKKLNDEIHRLEQSRQAILQKKAHIQKYKEVQKNPYQPAKPDIKALYPFDISNKEYWCNYYSDSYYFSLFIDTTTGETTHACLQPEFSSSDSPMWEYQDCNYVECILQYDFSNYENNNVDLHLNHLHAMGYKTGNIIARNLFAASDEKGRKDYFLGWIEIKQ